The following proteins are co-located in the Palaemon carinicauda isolate YSFRI2023 chromosome 3, ASM3689809v2, whole genome shotgun sequence genome:
- the LOC137636442 gene encoding uncharacterized protein: protein MREITREEMKRTQDETRAGKAPGMDGVTAKMLKEGVAMERLLRPSRFDVDPDSAQAAKEWTHWLRTFTNFVEAVQLTTPTLDKLVLLTNFVAPSVYDYISECETYENAEEVLTSLYVKPNNEIFARHLLATRRQNSGESLDQFLQALKLLAKDCQFKSVTAEEACDSYVRDAFINGLVSGAIRQRLLENLTLSLNTAYEQARTLEMAQKHSASYSSAEPVNAAVSAINREEESFSAENNSVSVSAATSSARCFFCGNNRHPRTQCPAKDAVCLKCKKQGHYAKVCRSVKQASGSSNPKYSSAMLASIVGASPKCLEKSITPLKLNGSPVSALIDTGSSDSFVRHNLVDLNKLTMSPEHGKVSMADESLSSNILGLCSVDLELKGETYHGVELKVLQRLCSDVILGHDFLRRHSGLEMDFGGEKPPLKICSLGVVKVAIREEERPYTAFEAGGKLYEFNRIPFGVKNGVAAFQRVLDEILKKEKVGGTFAYVDNVTVCGETEEEHDQNLRGFLKVAEEYNLTLNHSKCDFKVRTIKLLGHAIAATLTQNNRPVAFFSRTLTRSEQGHSAVEKEAYAIVEALRKWRHYLIGHHFKLITDQRSVKFMFDSKSNSKIKNDKIARWRVELSCFHYDIVYRPGTENIPADALSRICGATTSDKLRELHEILCHPGISRMMHFVRGRNLPYSIEEVKKITTSCQVCLELKPRFFKYSGQLIKATQPFERLNLDFKGPVPSQSRNKYFLTVVDEFSRFPFVFPCADMTTRTVISCLVQLFALFGMPAYIHTDRGASFMSEELKDFLMKKGVATSRTTPYNPRGNGQAEKYNGIIWKTLTLALKTRNLDVSQWETVLPDALHSIRSLLCTSTNSTPHERLFLHSRRSTTGQSLPTWLIQGGRALLRRHVRHSKNDPLVDEVEIVETNPEYAHVKLSDGRATTVSLRHLAPMASDYRENSDAGDPAPQSEVLEELSVANAPQEIARGFSHVDTAPQNDTLHESRTVPQQVASPPPLRRSERVRQPPKYLQDYST, encoded by the exons atgagagagattacaagagaggaaatgaagagaACACAAGATGAaacaagagcaggaaaagcacctggtatggatggtgtgacggctaagatgttaaaggaagggg TCGCCATGGAACGGCTTCTGCGCCCATCCCGGTTTGATGTGGACCCTGACTCTGCCCAGGCTGCCAAGGAGTGGACACACTGGCTGAGGACATTTACAAACTTCGTTGAAGCGGTGCAGCTGACTACCCCTACGCTTGACAAACTGGTTCTTCTCACTAACTTTGTGGCTCCTAGTGTGTATGACTACATTTCTGAGTGTGAGACTTATGAGAACGCTGAAGAGGTTTTGACATCTTTGTACGTGAAaccaaacaatgaaatatttgccaGACATCTACTTGCCACTCGCAGGCAAAACTCGGGTGAGTCCCTGGATCAGTTCCTGCAGGCACTGAAGCTACTTGCTAAGGACTGTCAATTCAAAAGTGTAACTGCGGAGGAAGCATGTGACAGTTATGTTCGGGATGCCTTCATTAATGGTTTGGTCTCTGGTGCAATACGCCAGCGTCTGTTGGAGAATTTGACACTGAGCTTAAATACTGCTTATGAACAGGCCCGCACTctagaaatggcccagaagcattcagcctcctactctTCAGCAGAACCTGTTAATGCTGCTGTGTCAGCAATAAATCGAGAGGAGGAATCGTTTAGTGCTGAAAATAACAGTGTGTCTGTTTCTGCTGCTACTTCTAGTGCTCGATGTTTTTTTTGTGGGAACAACCGGCATCCCCGAACTCAGTGTCCTGCTAAGGACGCAGTGTGTTTGAAATGTAAGAAGCAAGGACATTATGCTAAGGTGTGCCGCTCTGTGAAACAGGCGAGTGGCTCTTCTAACCCAAAATATTCTTCAGCAATGCTAGCTTCTATAGTGGGGGCCTCCCCTAAGTGTCTTGAAAAATCTATAACACCTCTCAAGCTTAATGGTAGCCCTGTCAGTGCCCTTATTGATACTGGGAGTTCGGACAGCTTTGTGCGTCATAATTTAGTGGACCTAAACAAACTAACTATGTCTCCAGAGCATGGAAAAGTCTCCATGGCTGATGAATCCCTGTCCTCAAACATCTTAGGTCTGTGCAGTGTGGACTTGGAGTTAAAAGGAGAGACTTATCACGGTGTTGAACTCAAGGTGTTACAAAGATTATGTAGTGATGTGATTCTAGGCCATGACTTCCTGAGGAGACATTCTGGTCTGGaaatggattttggaggagagaaacctcctttgaagatatgttcactaggtgttgttaag GTTGCAATAAGAGAAGAGGAGAGACCGTACACTGCATTTGAAGCTGGGGGTAAACTTTACGAGTTCAATCGCATTCCATTTGGAGTGAAAAATGGAGTGGCTGCTTTTCAACGTGTGCTTGACGAAAtccttaagaaagaaaaagtaggtGGTACATTTGCTTATGTAGACAATGTTACTGTGTGTGGTGAGACAGAGGAGGAGCATGACCAGAATTTAAGAGGGTTTTTGAAGGTGGCTGAGGAATACAACCTGACTCTAAACCACAGCAAGTGTGACTTCAAAGTCAGAACCattaaattacttgg GCATGCAATAGCAGCTACTCTGACACAGAATAATcgcccagtggctttcttctcccgcactctcactcgcagtgaacagggacattctgcagtggaaaaggaagcttatgccatagtggaggcattgaggaagtggagacactacttaattggacaccatttcaagctcatcacggaccagcgtagtgtaaagtttatgtttgactctaaatcaaacagtaaaataaagaatgacaaaatagcaaggtggagagttgaactctcatgttttcactatgatatagtataccgtccaggaacagagaacataccagctgatgctctctcccgcatctgtggtgccactacttctgataaacttcgagaacttcatgaaatcctatgtcacccaggaatatctcgtatgatgcatttcgtccgagggcggaatctaccttactcgatagaagaagtgaagaaaattaccACCTCTTGCCAAGTGTGTTTAGAGCTCAAACCTCGATTCTTCAAATACTCGGGACAACTGATCAAAGCAACCCAGCCATTCGAGAGGCTGAACTTAGATTTCAAAGGCCCAGTTCCCTCTCAATCTAGAAACAAGTACTTCCTCACGGTTGTGGATGAATTTTCAAGGTTCCCTTTTGTTTTCCCTTGCGCTGATATGACCACTCGAACTGTCATCAGTTGTTTGGTGCAACTATTTGCTTTGTTTGGTATGCCAGCATACATCCACACTGACAGGGGTGCATCTTTCATGTCTGAAGAGCTGAAGGATTTCCTGATGAAGAAAGGTGTAGCTACCAGTCGCACTACACCTTATAACCCTAGAGGGAATGGTCAGGCTGAAAAATATAACGGAATTATATGGAAAACTCTAACATTGGCCCTTAAGACAAGAAACCTTGATGTGTCCCAGTGGGAAACTGTTCTCCCAGATGCTCTCCATTCTATACGCTCCTTGTTGTGCACTTCCACGAACAGTACTCCTCACGAGCGCCTTTTCCTGCATAGTAGAAGGTCCACCACCGGCCAATCGTTGCCTACTTGGCTTATCCAAGGAGGACGTGCTCTCCTGAGACGCCATGTAAGACACAGTAAGAACGATCCCTTGGTGGATGAGGTTGAAATTGTAGAGACGAACCCTGAGTATGCTCATGTGAAGCTTTCAGATGGTAGGGCGACTACGGTTTCATTAAGACATCTTGCTCCTATGGCTAGTGACTACAGAGAAAATTCAGATGCTGGGGATCCTGCACCTCAGTCCGAGGTTCTTGAGGAATTGTCAGTTGCAAATGCTCCCCAGGAGATTGCACGTGGTTTCTCCCATGTGGATACTGCTCCTCAGAATGACACTCTTCACGAATCACGTACAGTGCCTCAACAGGTAGCCTCACCTCCTCCACTTCGAAGGTCAGAGAGAGTGAGGCAACCTCCAAAGTACCTTCAGGATTACTCCACGTGA